The Streptomyces nitrosporeus genome includes a window with the following:
- a CDS encoding [protein-PII] uridylyltransferase translates to MTSTEVTTATDDPGPSGYAAARLRLLQQEARSGPPRRFALARLTDDWLTALFTTAAAGTGVRGAALVAVGGYGRGELSPRSDLDLLLLHDGSAGAAAVAALADRIWYPVWDLGLALDHSVRTPAEARKTAGEDLKVQLGLLDARPVAGDLGLVAALRTTVLADWRNQAHRRLPELAGLGRERAERMGELQFLLEPDLKEARGGLRDATALRAVAASWVADAPREGLAEARRTLLDVRDALHLTTGRATDRLALQEQDQVAGALGLLDADALLRQVYEAARTVSYATDVTWREVERVLRARSARPRLRSLLGGGAKAVPERTPLAEGVVEADGEVVLARTARPEKDPVLPLRAAAAAAESGLPLSRHLVRHLRTAARPLPVPWPAEAREELVTLLGAGEATVTVWEALEAEGIITRLLPDWERVRCRPQRNPVHTWTVDRHLVETAVRAASLTRRVHRPDLLLVAALLHDIGKGWPGDHSAAGEVIARDMATRIGFDAQDTGVVATLVRHHLLLVETATRRDLDDPATVRAVADAVGSTSTLELLHALTEADALATGPAAWSSWRAGLVTDLVKRVAALLAGEEPAEPEPLTPGAEQERLAVEALRTGEPALALRTGPEPALADGDPEPVGVELLIALPDRPGVLPAAAGVLALHRLTVRAADLRAVELPTGLGGPADLLVLSWRVAAEYGSLPQAARLRTDLVRALDGSLDIRARLAEREAAYPRRRGVKAPPPRVTVAPAASRLATVIEVRAQDAPGLLHRIGHALERSAVRVRSAHVSTLGANAVDAFYVTDGDGGPLPGERAAEVAREVEKALG, encoded by the coding sequence GTGACGAGCACCGAAGTGACCACCGCGACAGATGACCCGGGACCCAGCGGCTACGCGGCGGCCCGGCTGCGCCTCCTCCAGCAGGAGGCGCGGTCCGGGCCGCCGCGCCGTTTTGCCCTGGCCCGGCTCACGGACGACTGGCTGACCGCGCTGTTCACCACGGCCGCGGCCGGAACCGGCGTCCGGGGCGCCGCCCTGGTCGCCGTCGGCGGGTACGGCCGCGGCGAACTCTCCCCGCGCAGCGACCTCGACCTGCTGCTCCTGCACGACGGCAGCGCCGGCGCCGCGGCCGTCGCCGCCCTCGCCGACCGGATCTGGTACCCGGTCTGGGACCTCGGACTGGCCCTCGACCACTCCGTACGCACCCCCGCGGAGGCCCGGAAGACCGCGGGGGAGGACCTCAAGGTCCAGCTCGGCCTGCTCGACGCCCGGCCCGTCGCCGGTGACCTCGGGCTCGTCGCCGCACTGCGCACCACGGTCCTCGCCGACTGGCGCAACCAGGCCCACCGACGCCTCCCCGAACTCGCCGGACTCGGCCGGGAACGTGCCGAACGCATGGGCGAGCTCCAGTTCCTCCTGGAACCCGACCTCAAGGAGGCGCGCGGCGGCCTCCGCGACGCCACCGCCCTGCGCGCCGTAGCCGCCTCCTGGGTCGCCGACGCCCCCCGCGAAGGGCTCGCCGAGGCCCGCCGCACCCTCCTCGACGTCCGGGACGCCCTCCACCTCACCACCGGCCGCGCCACCGACCGCCTCGCCCTCCAGGAACAGGACCAGGTCGCCGGGGCCCTCGGGCTCCTGGACGCGGACGCGCTGCTGCGGCAGGTCTACGAGGCCGCCCGCACCGTCTCCTACGCCACCGACGTCACCTGGCGCGAGGTGGAACGCGTCCTGCGCGCCCGCTCCGCCCGCCCCCGGCTGCGCTCCCTCCTCGGCGGCGGCGCGAAGGCCGTCCCGGAACGCACCCCGCTCGCCGAAGGGGTCGTCGAGGCCGACGGAGAGGTCGTCCTCGCCCGCACGGCCCGCCCCGAGAAGGACCCCGTCCTCCCCCTCCGGGCCGCGGCCGCCGCCGCCGAGTCCGGGCTGCCCCTCTCCCGGCACCTCGTACGCCACCTGCGCACCGCGGCCCGGCCGCTGCCGGTGCCCTGGCCCGCCGAGGCCCGCGAGGAACTGGTCACCCTGCTCGGCGCCGGCGAGGCGACCGTCACCGTCTGGGAGGCGCTGGAGGCGGAGGGCATCATCACCCGGCTGCTGCCCGACTGGGAACGCGTCCGCTGCCGGCCGCAGCGCAACCCCGTCCACACCTGGACGGTGGACCGGCACCTCGTCGAGACCGCGGTCCGCGCGGCCTCCCTCACCCGCCGGGTCCACCGCCCCGACCTGCTCCTGGTCGCGGCACTGCTCCACGACATCGGCAAGGGATGGCCCGGCGACCACTCCGCGGCCGGCGAGGTCATCGCCCGCGACATGGCCACCCGGATCGGCTTCGACGCACAGGACACCGGCGTCGTCGCGACCCTCGTACGCCACCACCTGCTGCTCGTCGAGACCGCCACCCGGCGCGACCTCGACGACCCGGCGACCGTGCGCGCCGTCGCCGACGCCGTGGGCAGCACCTCCACCCTGGAGCTGCTGCACGCCCTCACCGAGGCCGACGCCCTGGCCACCGGCCCGGCCGCCTGGAGCTCCTGGCGTGCCGGTCTCGTCACGGACCTGGTCAAACGCGTCGCTGCCCTGCTGGCGGGCGAGGAGCCGGCCGAGCCCGAGCCGCTCACGCCCGGCGCGGAACAGGAACGGCTCGCCGTCGAGGCCCTGCGCACCGGGGAGCCGGCCCTGGCCCTGCGCACCGGGCCCGAACCCGCCCTCGCGGACGGCGACCCCGAACCCGTCGGCGTCGAACTCCTCATCGCGCTGCCCGACCGGCCCGGCGTCCTCCCGGCGGCGGCCGGGGTCCTCGCCCTGCATCGGCTCACCGTCCGCGCGGCCGACCTGCGGGCGGTCGAACTGCCCACCGGGCTCGGCGGACCGGCGGACCTGCTGGTCCTGAGCTGGCGGGTCGCCGCCGAGTACGGCTCCCTCCCGCAGGCCGCCCGGCTCCGCACCGACCTCGTACGCGCCCTGGACGGCTCCCTGGACATCCGGGCCCGCCTCGCCGAACGCGAGGCCGCCTACCCCCGGCGGCGCGGGGTCAAGGCGCCGCCGCCCCGGGTCACCGTCGCCCCGGCGGCCTCCCGCCTGGCCACGGTCATCGAGGTGCGCGCCCAGGACGCCCCCGGGCTGCTGCACCGGATCGGCCACGCCCTGGAGCGGAGCGCCGTACGGGTACGCAGCGCCCATGTCTCGACGCTGGGGGCGAACGCGGTGGACGCCTTCTACGTCACGGACGGGGACGGCGGGCCGCTGCCCGGGGAGCGTGCCGCGGAGGTGGCCCGGGAGGTGGAGAAGGCGCTGGGCTGA
- a CDS encoding P-II family nitrogen regulator, which produces MKLITAVVKPHRLDEIKEALQAFGVQGLTVTEASGYGRQRGHTEVYRGAEYTVDLVPKIRIEVLVEDEDAEQLVDVVVKAARTGKIGDGKVWSVPVETAVRVRTGERGPDAL; this is translated from the coding sequence ATGAAGCTCATCACCGCGGTCGTGAAGCCTCACCGGCTGGACGAGATCAAGGAGGCCCTCCAGGCATTCGGCGTCCAGGGCCTCACGGTCACCGAGGCCAGCGGTTACGGGCGGCAGCGCGGCCACACCGAGGTCTACCGGGGTGCCGAGTACACCGTCGACCTCGTCCCGAAGATCCGCATCGAGGTCCTTGTCGAGGACGAGGACGCCGAACAGCTCGTCGACGTGGTCGTCAAGGCCGCGCGGACGGGCAAGATCGGCGACGGGAAGGTCTGGAGCGTCCCGGTCGAGACCGCGGTCCGCGTACGGACCGGCGAACGCGGCCCCGACGCGCTCTGA
- a CDS encoding ammonium transporter has protein sequence MPPGITTLAADAPELSAANTGFMLICSALVMLMTPGLAFFYGGMVRVKSTLNMLMMSFISLGIVTVLWVLYGFSLAFGTDMGSVVGWSADFAGLSGIGVTELWDGYTIPVYVFAVFQLMFAILTPALISGALADRVKFTSWALFIALWVTVVYFPVAHWVWGSGGWLFEMGVIDFAGGTAVHINAGAAALGVILVIGKRVGFKKDPMRPHSLPLVMLGAALLWFGWFGFNAGSWLGNDDGVGAVMFVNTQVATGAAVLGWLAYEKIRHGSFTTLGAASGAVAGLVAITPAGGSVSPLGAIAIGVISGVLCAMAVGLKYKFGYDDSLDVVGVHLVGGILGSLLVGFFATGGVQSDAAGLFYGGGPGQLGKQAVGVLAVLAYSLAVSAVLAFALDRTIGMRVTEDDEIAGIDQVEHAETAYDFSGAGGGTAPRTAAPAPGSTAVPTNKKVDA, from the coding sequence ATGCCCCCAGGCATCACGACGCTTGCCGCAGACGCCCCGGAGCTGTCTGCCGCCAACACAGGGTTCATGCTCATCTGCTCCGCGCTGGTGATGCTCATGACCCCGGGTCTGGCCTTCTTCTACGGAGGCATGGTCCGCGTCAAGAGCACTCTGAACATGCTGATGATGAGCTTCATCAGCCTCGGGATCGTCACGGTCCTGTGGGTCCTGTACGGATTCAGCCTCGCCTTCGGCACGGACATGGGCTCGGTCGTCGGCTGGAGCGCGGACTTCGCCGGACTCAGCGGGATCGGCGTCACCGAACTCTGGGACGGCTACACCATCCCGGTCTACGTCTTCGCCGTCTTCCAGCTGATGTTCGCGATCCTCACCCCCGCCCTCATCAGCGGCGCCCTCGCCGACCGCGTCAAGTTCACCTCCTGGGCGCTGTTCATCGCCCTGTGGGTCACCGTCGTCTACTTCCCGGTCGCGCACTGGGTCTGGGGCTCCGGCGGCTGGCTCTTCGAGATGGGCGTCATCGACTTCGCCGGCGGTACGGCGGTCCACATCAACGCCGGTGCGGCGGCCCTCGGCGTGATCCTCGTCATCGGCAAGCGGGTCGGCTTCAAGAAGGACCCGATGCGGCCGCACAGCCTGCCGCTCGTCATGCTCGGCGCCGCCCTCCTGTGGTTCGGCTGGTTCGGCTTCAACGCGGGGTCCTGGCTCGGCAACGACGACGGCGTCGGCGCGGTCATGTTCGTCAACACCCAGGTCGCCACGGGTGCCGCGGTCCTCGGCTGGCTCGCCTACGAGAAGATCCGCCACGGCTCCTTCACCACCCTCGGCGCCGCCTCCGGCGCCGTCGCCGGCCTCGTCGCCATCACCCCCGCGGGCGGCTCGGTCAGCCCGCTCGGCGCCATCGCGATCGGCGTCATCTCCGGTGTCCTGTGCGCCATGGCCGTCGGCCTGAAGTACAAGTTCGGCTACGACGACTCCCTGGACGTCGTCGGCGTCCACCTCGTCGGCGGAATCCTCGGCTCCCTCCTGGTCGGCTTCTTCGCCACCGGCGGCGTGCAGTCCGACGCCGCGGGCCTCTTCTACGGCGGCGGCCCCGGCCAGCTCGGCAAGCAGGCCGTCGGTGTCCTCGCGGTCCTCGCGTACTCTCTGGCCGTCTCCGCGGTCCTCGCGTTCGCCCTCGACAGGACGATCGGGATGAGGGTCACCGAGGACGACGAGATCGCCGGCATCGACCAGGTCGAGCACGCCGAGACGGCGTACGACTTCAGCGGCGCGGGCGGCGGCACCGCCCCCCGTACCGCAGCCCCGGCCCCCGGCAGCACCGCCGTACCGACGAACAAGAAGGTGGACGCATGA
- a CDS encoding bifunctional DNA primase/polymerase: protein MGFTIGGIREMRPGARRRGRAAGATAVAEYTGLWGWAVVPGARLSAGVCSCGAPDCAAPGAHPLDGADEIPAGSTLREAADAWSQHPGASLLLPVGRAFDVLDVPEVPGRRALVRMERMGLPAGPVAVAPDGRVQFFVAPGAAAELPGLLYRMGWDDAGLDLRAPGPGAFLTAPPSELGPLGPVRWLRAPAPDTAAAPPQARLLLGTLAYICHRW from the coding sequence ATGGGCTTCACGATCGGCGGCATCCGGGAGATGCGCCCCGGAGCGCGCCGCCGCGGCCGGGCGGCCGGGGCGACCGCGGTGGCGGAGTACACGGGGCTGTGGGGCTGGGCGGTCGTCCCGGGCGCGCGGCTCTCGGCGGGCGTCTGTTCCTGCGGCGCCCCGGACTGCGCCGCCCCCGGCGCGCATCCGCTGGACGGCGCGGACGAGATCCCGGCCGGCTCGACCCTCCGGGAGGCCGCGGACGCCTGGTCCCAACACCCGGGTGCCTCGCTGCTGCTGCCGGTGGGCCGCGCGTTCGACGTCCTCGACGTGCCGGAGGTGCCGGGCCGGCGGGCGCTGGTCCGGATGGAGCGGATGGGGCTGCCGGCCGGCCCGGTGGCGGTCGCCCCGGACGGCCGTGTGCAGTTCTTCGTCGCCCCGGGGGCCGCGGCCGAGCTGCCGGGCCTGCTGTACCGGATGGGCTGGGACGACGCGGGCCTGGACCTGCGGGCACCGGGGCCCGGGGCCTTCCTGACGGCCCCGCCCTCGGAGCTCGGCCCGCTGGGCCCGGTCCGCTGGCTGCGCGCGCCGGCTCCGGACACGGCGGCCGCTCCCCCGCAGGCACGGCTGCTGCTGGGCACCCTCGCGTACATATGCCACCGCTGGTGA
- the ftsY gene encoding signal recognition particle-docking protein FtsY, with protein sequence MDIVILVVVIALVAAGLISGLVVGSRKKKRLPPPPPPSTPTLTPPAEPRAGEEAETPRDEARRTVEEAGPPGAGTPVEEEPVVLEPETPALEVPEPTAGRLVRLRARLARSQNSLGKGLLALLSRDNLDEDTWEEIEDTLLTADVGVAPTQELVERLRERVRVLGTRTPEELRALLREELVTLLGPDFDREVRTEGGAETPGVVMVVGVNGTGKTTTTGKLARVLVADGRSVVLGAADTFRAAAADQLQTWGERVGARTVRGPEGGDPASIAFDAVKEGIAEGADVVLIDTAGRLHTKTGLMDELGKVKRVVEKHGPLDEILLVLDATTGQNGLVQARVFAEVVDITGIVLTKLDGTAKGGIVIAVQRELGVPVKLIGLGEGPDDLAPFEPGAFVDALIGD encoded by the coding sequence ATGGACATCGTCATCCTTGTTGTAGTCATCGCCCTGGTCGCGGCCGGCCTGATCAGCGGGCTCGTGGTCGGCAGCCGCAAGAAGAAGCGGCTGCCGCCCCCGCCCCCGCCGAGCACGCCGACCCTCACTCCGCCCGCCGAACCGCGTGCCGGCGAGGAAGCGGAGACGCCGCGCGACGAAGCGCGGCGCACCGTCGAGGAGGCCGGTCCCCCCGGCGCGGGGACCCCCGTGGAGGAGGAGCCGGTCGTCCTCGAACCGGAGACCCCCGCGCTCGAGGTCCCCGAGCCCACCGCCGGACGCCTGGTACGCCTGCGCGCCCGGCTCGCCCGCTCGCAGAACTCCCTGGGCAAGGGGCTGCTCGCGCTCCTGTCCCGTGACAACCTCGACGAGGACACCTGGGAGGAGATCGAGGACACGCTCCTGACGGCCGACGTCGGCGTGGCCCCCACCCAGGAACTGGTGGAGCGGCTGCGTGAACGCGTCCGCGTCCTCGGCACCCGTACCCCCGAGGAGCTGCGCGCGCTGCTGCGCGAGGAGCTCGTCACCCTGCTCGGCCCCGACTTCGACCGGGAGGTCAGGACGGAGGGCGGCGCCGAGACGCCCGGCGTCGTGATGGTCGTCGGGGTCAACGGCACCGGGAAGACGACCACCACCGGCAAGCTGGCCCGGGTGCTGGTCGCCGACGGCCGCAGCGTCGTGCTCGGCGCGGCGGACACCTTCCGCGCCGCCGCCGCCGACCAGCTCCAGACCTGGGGCGAGCGCGTCGGCGCCCGCACCGTCCGCGGTCCCGAGGGCGGAGATCCCGCCTCCATCGCCTTCGACGCGGTCAAGGAGGGCATCGCCGAGGGTGCCGACGTGGTGCTCATCGACACCGCCGGCCGGCTCCACACCAAGACCGGCCTCATGGACGAGCTCGGCAAGGTCAAGCGGGTCGTCGAGAAGCACGGGCCGCTCGACGAGATCCTCCTCGTCCTCGACGCCACCACCGGCCAGAACGGCCTGGTGCAGGCCCGCGTCTTCGCCGAGGTCGTCGACATCACCGGCATCGTCCTGACCAAGCTGGACGGCACCGCCAAGGGCGGCATCGTCATCGCCGTCCAGCGCGAGCTGGGCGTACCGGTCAAGCTCATCGGCCTCGGCGAGGGGCCGGACGACCTGGCCCCGTTCGAGCCGGGCGCCTTCGTCGACGCGCTGATCGGCGACTGA
- a CDS encoding sugar porter family MFS transporter: MSSTPRGPASGARTAHPDHLGHVIFITAAAAMGGFLFGYDSSVINGAVEAIRDRYDIGSGTLAQVIAIALIGCAIGVATAGRIADRIGRIRCMQIAAALFTISAVGSALPFALWDLAMWRIIGGFAIGMASVIGPAYIAEVSPPAYRGRLGSFQQAAIVVGIAISQLVNYGILQIADGDQRGKIAGLEAWQWMLGVMVVPALLYGLLSFAIPESPRFLISVGKKEKARRILEEVEGKGVDLDARVDEIETAMRREHKSKFSDLLGSRFGFLPIVWIGIGLSVFQQLVGINVAFYYSATLWQSVGIDPTDSFFYSFTTSIINIIGTVIAMVMVDRIGRRPLALIGSTGMAVALAFEAWAFSADLVDGKLPTAQGTVALIAAHVFVLFFALSWGVVVWVFLGEMFPNRIRAAALGVAASAQWIANWAITASFPSLADWNLSATYIIYTCFAVLSIPFVLKFVKETKGKALEEMG; this comes from the coding sequence GTGAGCAGCACACCGCGCGGACCGGCGTCCGGGGCCCGGACGGCCCACCCCGACCACCTCGGCCACGTCATCTTCATCACCGCGGCGGCGGCGATGGGCGGCTTCCTCTTCGGCTACGACAGCTCCGTGATCAACGGGGCGGTCGAGGCCATCCGGGACCGGTACGACATCGGTTCCGGGACACTGGCCCAGGTCATCGCCATCGCCCTGATCGGCTGTGCGATCGGCGTGGCCACGGCGGGGCGCATCGCCGACCGGATCGGCCGTATCCGGTGCATGCAGATCGCCGCCGCCCTCTTCACCATCAGCGCCGTGGGCTCCGCCCTGCCGTTCGCCCTCTGGGACCTCGCCATGTGGCGGATCATCGGCGGCTTCGCGATCGGCATGGCCTCGGTCATCGGCCCGGCCTACATCGCCGAGGTCTCGCCCCCCGCCTACCGCGGCCGGCTCGGCTCCTTCCAGCAGGCGGCCATCGTGGTCGGCATCGCCATCTCGCAGCTGGTCAACTACGGCATCCTGCAGATCGCCGACGGCGACCAGCGGGGGAAGATCGCCGGTCTCGAGGCCTGGCAGTGGATGCTCGGCGTGATGGTCGTCCCCGCCCTGCTGTACGGCCTGCTGTCCTTCGCGATCCCCGAGTCGCCGCGCTTCCTGATCTCCGTGGGCAAGAAGGAGAAGGCGCGCAGGATCCTCGAAGAGGTCGAGGGCAAGGGCGTCGACCTCGACGCCCGGGTGGACGAGATCGAGACGGCCATGCGCCGTGAGCACAAGTCGAAGTTCAGCGACCTGCTGGGCAGCCGCTTCGGCTTCCTGCCGATCGTCTGGATCGGTATCGGCCTGTCGGTCTTCCAGCAGCTGGTCGGCATCAACGTGGCGTTCTACTACTCGGCCACCCTCTGGCAGTCCGTGGGCATCGACCCGACCGACTCGTTCTTCTACTCGTTCACCACGTCGATCATCAACATCATCGGTACCGTGATCGCGATGGTCATGGTGGACCGGATCGGCCGCAGGCCGCTCGCCCTGATCGGATCGACGGGTATGGCCGTGGCCCTCGCCTTCGAGGCCTGGGCGTTCTCCGCCGACCTGGTCGACGGGAAGCTGCCGACGGCCCAGGGAACCGTGGCGCTGATCGCCGCCCACGTCTTCGTGCTCTTCTTCGCCCTGTCCTGGGGCGTCGTCGTCTGGGTCTTCCTCGGCGAGATGTTCCCCAACCGCATCCGGGCCGCCGCCCTCGGCGTCGCCGCGTCCGCGCAGTGGATCGCCAACTGGGCCATCACGGCCAGCTTCCCGAGCCTGGCCGACTGGAACCTCTCCGCCACGTACATCATCTACACCTGCTTCGCCGTGCTCTCGATCCCCTTCGTGCTCAAGTTCGTGAAGGAGACCAAGGGCAAGGCGCTGGAGGAGATGGGCTGA